A stretch of the Tolypothrix sp. NIES-4075 genome encodes the following:
- a CDS encoding chloride channel protein, with protein sequence MLPKRNNSDQTQRWTLSQLFGLLRRNPLMISRWVLRWAGVGTVCGLFAAFYWNVLELITHQLQRFNGLSLLIVMPLAGLVIGLVIHFLGNPGEIAVIVDNIHFRGGRLDARKNPSMILASLVSISAGGSAGPEAPLVQVTGSFGTWIADRWQLQGEDLRTMSLAAMAAGFTALFGAPLGGAMFALEILHHQHIVEYYEALMPAIVSSCASYLVFAAITHLGIAPTWHFPKYQLENIDDFALAILFGMIGAVAGWIFMAIFRSCDRLYAQIPGPIYLRTTLAGLALGCLAAIFPLTRYFGHEELESVVNTNLDAVFLLTLALGKMAAISLTVTGGWRGGFIIPLFFTGACIGKAVAVLIPGINPALAMICTMAAINATVTRTPISTTLLLSKLTNFSALTPILFASLMGFFLAPKIPLIASQLKSEQSLQED encoded by the coding sequence GTGCTACCAAAGCGTAACAATTCCGATCAAACTCAACGTTGGACACTTTCTCAGCTTTTTGGACTGCTAAGACGTAATCCGCTGATGATTTCGCGGTGGGTTTTACGCTGGGCAGGTGTGGGGACTGTTTGTGGTCTATTTGCTGCTTTCTACTGGAATGTTTTAGAACTAATTACTCACCAACTGCAACGATTTAACGGTCTGAGTTTGTTGATAGTGATGCCATTAGCTGGTTTAGTTATTGGGCTGGTGATTCATTTTTTGGGAAATCCTGGTGAAATCGCCGTAATTGTCGATAATATCCATTTTCGCGGCGGACGGCTGGATGCTCGCAAAAATCCTTCAATGATTCTGGCATCTTTAGTGAGTATATCGGCAGGCGGCAGTGCAGGACCTGAAGCACCATTAGTACAGGTTACAGGTTCTTTTGGTACTTGGATTGCCGATCGCTGGCAACTTCAAGGTGAAGACCTGAGAACTATGAGTTTAGCAGCAATGGCTGCGGGTTTTACTGCTTTGTTTGGCGCACCTCTTGGGGGTGCGATGTTCGCTTTAGAAATCTTACACCATCAGCATATTGTGGAGTACTACGAAGCGCTGATGCCAGCAATTGTTTCGAGTTGTGCTAGTTATCTAGTGTTTGCGGCAATTACACATTTGGGAATTGCCCCAACTTGGCATTTCCCCAAGTACCAGTTAGAAAACATTGATGATTTTGCTTTGGCTATTTTGTTTGGGATGATTGGGGCAGTAGCAGGATGGATTTTTATGGCTATTTTTCGCTCTTGCGATCGCCTATATGCTCAGATTCCCGGACCAATTTATTTACGCACAACATTAGCAGGATTGGCATTAGGCTGTTTAGCCGCAATATTTCCGCTAACTCGTTATTTTGGGCATGAAGAGTTAGAATCTGTCGTTAATACTAACTTGGATGCTGTTTTCCTCTTAACTCTTGCTTTGGGCAAAATGGCTGCGATTAGCCTTACCGTTACAGGTGGATGGCGCGGTGGATTTATCATACCTTTATTTTTCACTGGTGCTTGTATCGGCAAAGCAGTTGCAGTCTTAATCCCAGGAATTAATCCGGCGCTGGCAATGATTTGTACAATGGCTGCTATCAATGCAACAGTGACACGCACACCTATAAGTACAACTTTGCTGCTGTCAAAATTAACCAACTTCAGTGCCTTGACACCGATTCTCTTTGCCAGTTTGATGGGATTTTTTCTTGCTCCTAAAATTCCCTTGATTGCATCTCAACTCAAATCTGAGCAATCTCTTCAAGAAGACTAG
- a CDS encoding histone deacetylase family protein gives MFPVIYSSEFLEHKTGYLHPEKPERLTAIASAIKAAAFAEQIEWRSPTPTSQALDLMSVLQQAHSDRYIQKVQQIAEEGGGYLDGDTPISPRSYDVALLAASAWLDGINAVLANQNPAFVLARPPGHHAESDSGMGFCLFSNAAIAAFYALQKPEIQRVAILDWDVHHGNGTQAIVETSKQIAFCSLHQYPCYPGTGRATERGFHDNVLNLPVPPGSDVAVYQPLFEKKIIPFLSNFQPDLLIVSAGYDGNADDPLAMINLQPKDYGLFTDYCLGLTRKILFGLEGGYDFETLSQSVVATIERCL, from the coding sequence ATGTTCCCAGTTATCTATAGTAGCGAGTTTTTGGAACACAAAACTGGATATCTTCATCCAGAGAAGCCAGAAAGGTTAACAGCGATCGCTTCCGCTATCAAAGCAGCTGCATTTGCAGAACAAATTGAATGGCGATCGCCTACACCAACATCCCAAGCGCTCGATCTAATGTCTGTTCTGCAACAAGCACACAGCGATCGCTACATTCAAAAAGTCCAACAAATCGCTGAAGAAGGCGGTGGTTATTTGGATGGAGATACGCCAATTTCCCCGCGCAGCTATGATGTAGCATTATTGGCAGCGAGTGCATGGTTAGATGGAATTAATGCTGTGTTAGCAAATCAAAATCCCGCTTTTGTGCTAGCGCGTCCACCCGGACATCACGCCGAAAGTGATTCTGGGATGGGGTTTTGCTTATTTTCTAATGCAGCGATCGCCGCTTTTTACGCTTTACAAAAACCGGAAATTCAACGTGTCGCTATTCTGGATTGGGATGTGCATCATGGTAATGGTACACAGGCGATCGTTGAAACGAGCAAGCAGATTGCTTTCTGTTCTTTGCATCAATACCCCTGTTATCCCGGTACTGGCAGAGCCACAGAACGCGGTTTTCATGATAACGTGTTAAACTTACCCGTGCCACCTGGTAGCGATGTGGCAGTATATCAGCCGCTATTTGAAAAAAAGATAATTCCCTTTTTATCCAACTTTCAGCCAGATTTACTGATTGTCAGTGCTGGTTATGATGGAAACGCTGACGATCCTTTAGCAATGATTAATTTACAACCAAAAGATTATGGTTTGTTCACCGATTATTGTTTAGGATTAACTCGGAAAATTCTTTTTGGCTTAGAAGGTGGCTATGATTTTGAAACACTATCTCAATCAGTAGTCGCCACAATAGAACGTTGTTTATAA
- a CDS encoding serine hydrolase — MKCRLFLASLASLVLMSEQANAAKLESWYFDQAQNQLHITTDSGIQPKAFLLDNPKRLVIDLPGTTIDTTTMRKSFGNAVKEIRIGQPDEQSTRLVIELAPGYNISPQGLSIKGDSRSHWVVNFSSINRQPNDVSFSTGENRQDIAIAPTDASLFAGVVNLGQEIPVLNSQIKALMNRYRTLSPGMFFLDLQTGNYVDINGEKIFSAASTIKFPVLVALFQEIDAGRIKLDEKLVMRRGLIAGESGTMQYKPVNTKFSVLQTLTNMIVISDNTATNMIIDRLGGETKLNQRFRNWGLQNTVIRNNLPDVGGTNTTSPKDLVRLSALLSNNRLLSPQSHNQVLAIMRQTHNRSLLPAGIDKKAIISHKTGTLRFVLGDAGIIQMPNGKSYLAGILVHRPNYDDGAVSFIRQVSRAVYNYLGESKLGNVPVSESSFVDR; from the coding sequence ATGAAATGTCGCTTATTTTTGGCAAGCTTGGCTAGTTTAGTGTTAATGTCTGAGCAAGCAAATGCAGCTAAATTAGAATCTTGGTATTTTGACCAAGCTCAAAATCAGTTACATATCACCACCGATTCTGGTATACAGCCTAAAGCTTTTTTACTTGATAACCCTAAACGATTAGTAATTGACTTACCTGGAACGACTATTGACACTACAACGATGCGAAAAAGCTTTGGCAATGCTGTTAAAGAAATTCGCATAGGACAACCTGATGAACAAAGCACTCGATTAGTAATTGAATTAGCACCTGGTTATAATATTTCTCCTCAAGGTCTTTCAATTAAAGGCGATTCGCGATCGCATTGGGTGGTAAATTTTTCATCAATTAACCGCCAGCCAAATGATGTCTCATTTTCGACTGGTGAAAACCGTCAAGATATTGCGATCGCCCCAACTGATGCTTCATTATTTGCGGGAGTTGTCAATTTAGGTCAAGAAATACCAGTTTTAAATTCCCAAATTAAAGCATTAATGAATCGTTATCGGACTTTAAGTCCGGGAATGTTTTTCTTAGATTTACAAACAGGTAACTATGTAGATATTAATGGTGAAAAGATATTTTCAGCAGCTAGTACAATCAAGTTTCCGGTTTTGGTAGCTTTGTTTCAAGAAATAGATGCAGGTAGGATTAAGTTAGATGAAAAACTGGTGATGCGCCGTGGTTTAATTGCAGGTGAATCTGGAACAATGCAATACAAGCCTGTAAACACCAAATTCAGCGTTTTGCAAACTCTAACTAATATGATAGTTATTAGCGACAATACGGCGACTAATATGATTATCGACCGTTTGGGCGGAGAAACTAAACTAAATCAACGCTTTCGTAATTGGGGATTGCAAAATACAGTAATTCGGAATAATCTTCCCGATGTCGGTGGTACAAATACAACTAGCCCCAAAGATTTGGTAAGATTGTCAGCGTTACTTAGTAATAATCGTTTGCTATCACCACAAAGCCACAATCAAGTTTTAGCAATCATGCGCCAAACTCACAATAGATCGTTACTTCCTGCTGGTATAGATAAGAAAGCTATAATTTCTCACAAAACTGGTACACTCAGATTTGTATTGGGTGATGCTGGCATAATTCAAATGCCAAATGGTAAAAGCTATTTAGCGGGTATTTTGGTACACAGACCTAACTATGATGATGGGGCTGTAAGCTTTATTCGTCAAGTGTCAAGAGCGGTTTATAACTATTTGGGCGAGTCAAAACTTGGCAATGTTCCTGTTAGTGAATCTAGCTTTGTAGATCGCTGA
- a CDS encoding cytochrome P450, giving the protein MTANVNLPDGPKMPIFLRQMKFIFQPLEYADNFAKAYGDTFTLSNTSDSVIVYFSHPQALQEIFAADSVHFESGRGNRGLRFLLGDNSLILLDGDRHHRQRQLLTPPFHGDRMRAYGETIRQITQQVSDEWKINKPFNIRSSMQEITMRVILRVVFGLNEGQRFQELRQLLTSVLDFIGSPFMSAAFFFRFIQKDLGAWSPWGRVLRLIERIDKLVYALIEERRTESNQNRQDILSLMMSARYDDGQPMSNQELRDELMTLLVAGHETTASALTWAFYWIDYLPEVRDKLLKELAFFGNNPDPSLIAKLPYLTAVCQETLRIYPIVMTGFPRVVKSPIEIMGYQLPVGTIIAPSIYLAHHREEVYPQPKQFKPERFLERQFSQYEYLPFGGGNRRCIGLAFAQYEMKVVLATILSQFQLSRVNKRPVRPVRRGLTLAAPGGMQMIATPYVLT; this is encoded by the coding sequence ATGACCGCAAACGTAAATCTACCTGATGGACCAAAAATGCCGATATTTCTGCGGCAGATGAAATTTATTTTTCAGCCGTTGGAATACGCTGATAATTTTGCGAAAGCTTATGGTGACACGTTCACTCTTTCCAATACAAGCGATTCTGTAATTGTCTACTTTAGTCATCCGCAAGCACTACAAGAGATTTTTGCTGCTGATTCTGTGCATTTTGAGAGTGGAAGGGGAAATCGAGGTTTGCGATTTTTGCTGGGGGATAATTCTTTGATTTTACTGGATGGCGATCGCCACCACCGCCAACGCCAATTATTAACCCCTCCCTTTCATGGTGATAGAATGCGGGCTTATGGTGAAACTATCCGCCAAATCACCCAGCAAGTAAGCGACGAGTGGAAAATTAACAAGCCTTTTAATATCCGTTCGTCGATGCAAGAAATTACCATGCGCGTCATTTTACGAGTTGTTTTTGGCTTAAATGAAGGACAGCGTTTTCAAGAACTTCGTCAGCTTTTAACATCCGTGCTGGATTTCATAGGTTCCCCATTTATGTCCGCTGCCTTCTTTTTTCGGTTCATCCAAAAAGATTTAGGCGCGTGGAGTCCGTGGGGTCGAGTGCTGCGTTTGATCGAACGAATTGATAAGCTTGTTTATGCTTTAATTGAAGAACGAAGAACTGAATCTAACCAAAATCGCCAAGATATCCTCAGTTTGATGATGTCTGCTCGTTATGATGACGGACAGCCGATGTCAAATCAAGAGTTACGCGATGAGTTAATGACGCTGCTGGTTGCGGGACATGAAACTACAGCTTCTGCATTGACTTGGGCTTTTTACTGGATTGATTATTTACCGGAAGTGCGCGACAAACTACTAAAAGAACTCGCTTTTTTTGGTAACAACCCAGATCCAAGTCTTATTGCTAAACTGCCTTATTTAACTGCGGTTTGCCAAGAAACATTGCGGATCTACCCGATTGTGATGACTGGTTTCCCACGGGTGGTCAAATCCCCAATTGAAATTATGGGCTACCAGCTACCAGTGGGAACTATTATTGCTCCCAGTATCTACTTAGCGCACCACCGAGAAGAAGTTTACCCACAACCGAAGCAGTTTAAACCAGAACGCTTTTTAGAAAGACAATTTTCCCAATACGAGTATTTACCCTTTGGTGGTGGTAATCGTCGCTGTATTGGTTTGGCTTTTGCTCAGTATGAAATGAAAGTGGTATTGGCAACAATTCTTTCTCAGTTTCAACTATCAAGAGTGAATAAGCGTCCTGTGCGTCCTGTGCGTCGTGGTTTGACTTTAGCCGCACCAGGAGGAATGCAGATGATTGCAACGCCTTATGTTTTAACTTGA
- a CDS encoding ParA family protein, with translation MAKIIAILNGKGGVGKTTTAVNLAATFAQQKKVLLIDADIQGSASWWYSRSQNGMGFDLSQETDPQLLGNLGKITGYDLVVVDTPPALRSEALAAVLAIANYLVLPTPPAPMDLAVLIDTIQKAVTPLGTPHRVLLSKVDTRSLTEAQEAKNTLIQLGIPACNNFIRAYKAHERAALEGMAITQWRGNNAREAESDYRRVADELKRDWRKLWLRDV, from the coding sequence GTGGCAAAAATCATCGCTATCCTCAACGGCAAAGGTGGCGTGGGTAAAACCACTACCGCCGTCAATCTGGCTGCAACATTTGCTCAACAGAAAAAGGTTCTTCTCATTGATGCAGATATTCAAGGTTCTGCTAGTTGGTGGTATAGCCGCAGTCAGAATGGTATGGGGTTTGACCTATCCCAAGAGACAGATCCTCAACTTTTAGGTAATTTAGGAAAGATAACAGGTTACGATTTAGTAGTGGTAGATACGCCGCCGGCGCTGCGGTCTGAAGCTTTAGCGGCGGTATTGGCGATCGCAAACTATTTGGTTTTGCCTACACCCCCAGCACCAATGGATTTAGCTGTCCTAATTGACACAATTCAAAAAGCCGTCACTCCCTTGGGAACACCCCATCGGGTGTTGTTAAGCAAAGTGGATACACGGAGTTTGACAGAAGCACAGGAAGCTAAAAATACGTTGATCCAGTTAGGAATACCTGCTTGCAATAACTTTATTCGTGCTTACAAAGCACACGAACGAGCAGCGCTCGAAGGTATGGCAATTACTCAATGGCGAGGAAATAATGCACGCGAAGCGGAGTCAGACTACCGCCGCGTAGCTGATGAATTAAAGCGTGATTGGAGGAAATTATGGTTAAGAGACGTGTAG